The Rhodopseudomonas palustris genome window below encodes:
- the trxA gene encoding thioredoxin, translated as MTIIEQGSGAAPQAAPDLIKDTTTQTFVQDVIEESKRQPVLIDFWAPWCGPCRQLTPMLEKAVRAAGGKVKLVKMNIDEHPQIPGQMGIQSIPAVIAFVDGKPADGFMGAVPESQVTAFIDKLASGVPGGAPTAAELLQEAEAVLAEGDVQTAAAIYAEVLTADATNVAALAGLSRCYMVSGAVDEAKQTLAQVPEAKREDAAVKAVQAMIDLAEQAEQVGPIAELEQKVAADPLDHQARFDLATALNAAGRRDGATTHLLEIVRRDRKWNEDGARKQLVQLFEAWGPVDDATVEGRKRLSTILFS; from the coding sequence GTGACAATCATCGAGCAGGGCAGCGGTGCGGCCCCCCAGGCTGCGCCCGATCTGATCAAGGACACCACGACGCAGACCTTCGTTCAGGACGTGATCGAGGAGTCCAAGCGCCAGCCGGTGCTGATCGACTTCTGGGCGCCGTGGTGCGGCCCGTGCCGCCAGCTCACCCCGATGCTGGAAAAGGCGGTCCGCGCCGCCGGCGGCAAGGTCAAGCTGGTCAAGATGAACATCGACGAGCATCCGCAGATCCCGGGCCAGATGGGGATCCAGTCGATTCCCGCGGTGATCGCCTTCGTCGACGGCAAGCCGGCCGACGGCTTCATGGGGGCGGTTCCGGAAAGCCAGGTGACGGCATTTATCGACAAGCTCGCCTCCGGCGTCCCGGGCGGCGCACCGACCGCCGCCGAATTGCTGCAGGAAGCCGAAGCCGTACTGGCCGAGGGCGATGTGCAGACGGCCGCCGCGATCTACGCCGAAGTGCTGACCGCCGACGCCACCAATGTCGCGGCGCTCGCCGGGCTATCGCGCTGCTATATGGTGTCCGGTGCGGTCGACGAGGCCAAGCAGACGCTGGCGCAGGTGCCCGAAGCCAAGCGCGAGGACGCCGCCGTCAAGGCGGTGCAGGCGATGATCGATCTCGCCGAACAGGCCGAGCAGGTCGGGCCGATCGCGGAACTCGAGCAGAAGGTCGCGGCCGACCCGCTCGACCATCAGGCCCGGTTCGATCTCGCCACAGCGCTCAACGCGGCCGGCCGGCGCGACGGGGCCACCACGCATCTGCTGGAGATCGTCAGGCGCGACCGCAAATGGAACGAGGACGGCGCCCGCAAGCAGTTGGTGCAGTTGTTCGAGGCCTGGGGTCCGGTCGACGACGCCACGGTCGAGGGGCGCAAGCGGCTCTCGACCATCCTGTTCTCCTGA
- a CDS encoding LON peptidase substrate-binding domain-containing protein produces the protein MPINADYRGPADLPEVIPVFPLPGALLLPRGQMPLNIFEPRYLAMVDDSLRDGHRLIGMIQPDATHSEKDEAPKLFQVGCVGRITQLAESGDGRYILELTGVSRFKVVEELSVKTPYRQCKVDYFPYVDDFTARKGEDEVDRESLLTVLTDFLKANNLKVDWDGVESAPNEALVNALAMMSPYGAPEKQAMLEAPDLKTRAEILIAVTEMDLAKKRTSGDPPLQ, from the coding sequence ATGCCGATCAATGCCGACTATCGCGGTCCCGCCGACCTTCCCGAGGTGATTCCGGTGTTTCCGCTGCCGGGCGCGCTGCTGCTGCCGCGCGGCCAGATGCCGCTCAACATCTTCGAGCCGCGCTATCTGGCGATGGTCGACGATTCACTGCGCGACGGCCACCGGCTGATCGGGATGATCCAGCCCGACGCGACGCATTCGGAAAAGGACGAGGCGCCGAAACTGTTCCAGGTCGGCTGCGTCGGCCGCATCACTCAGCTCGCCGAATCCGGCGACGGCCGCTACATCCTCGAACTCACCGGCGTGTCGCGCTTCAAGGTGGTCGAGGAGCTGTCGGTGAAGACGCCTTACCGGCAGTGCAAGGTGGATTACTTCCCTTACGTCGACGATTTCACCGCCCGCAAGGGCGAGGACGAGGTCGATCGCGAGTCGCTGCTCACGGTGCTGACCGACTTCCTCAAGGCCAACAATCTCAAGGTCGACTGGGACGGCGTCGAAAGCGCGCCGAACGAGGCGCTGGTCAACGCACTGGCGATGATGTCGCCCTATGGCGCGCCGGAGAAGCAGGCGATGCTGGAAGCGCCCGACCTCAAGACCCGCGCCGAGATCCTGATCGCGGTCACCGAGATGGACCTCGCCAAGAAGCGCACCAGCGGCGATCCTCCGCTGCAGTGA
- a CDS encoding Trm112 family protein, translated as MTTSPERPETTVDRKLLEILVCPITKGPLEFDAARQELISRGAKLAYPIRDGIPIMLPEEARKLG; from the coding sequence ATGACGACATCCCCCGAGCGCCCCGAGACCACCGTCGATCGCAAGCTGCTGGAAATCCTGGTGTGCCCGATCACCAAGGGCCCGCTGGAATTCGACGCCGCCCGTCAGGAGCTGATCTCGCGCGGCGCCAAGCTCGCCTATCCGATCCGCGACGGCATTCCGATCATGCTGCCGGAAGAAGCCCGCAAGCTGGGGTGA
- the ccmB gene encoding heme exporter protein CcmB, which translates to MTALGAIIRRDVKIAMRVGGGALIGVLFFLTVVVLMPFAVGPDLKLLQRLGPAILWLGALLASLLTLDRLFTADAEDGSLDLIVMSRTPLELTCAAKALAHWLAAGLPLIVATPVLGLLLNLDGTASLAVMATLLAGTPALTFTGMIGAALAVALRRGGLLMAVLVLPLSIPVLIFGVAASQAAITGPVPFGTPFSILCALSLASLVVGPFAAAASLRHGLD; encoded by the coding sequence ATGACCGCGCTCGGCGCGATCATTCGCCGCGATGTGAAAATCGCGATGCGGGTCGGCGGCGGGGCGCTGATCGGGGTGCTGTTCTTCCTCACCGTGGTGGTGCTGATGCCGTTCGCGGTCGGCCCCGACCTCAAGCTGCTGCAGCGATTGGGCCCCGCGATCCTGTGGCTCGGCGCGCTGCTGGCGAGCCTGTTGACGCTCGACCGGCTGTTCACCGCCGACGCTGAGGACGGCTCGCTCGATCTGATCGTGATGAGCCGCACGCCGCTGGAACTGACCTGCGCCGCCAAGGCCCTGGCGCATTGGCTCGCCGCCGGCCTGCCGCTGATCGTCGCGACCCCGGTGCTCGGCCTGCTGCTCAACCTCGACGGCACCGCCTCGCTGGCGGTGATGGCGACGCTGCTGGCCGGCACGCCGGCGCTGACCTTCACGGGCATGATCGGCGCCGCGCTGGCGGTGGCGCTACGCCGCGGCGGCCTGCTGATGGCGGTGCTGGTGCTGCCGCTGTCGATCCCGGTGCTGATTTTCGGCGTCGCCGCCTCGCAGGCCGCGATCACAGGGCCGGTGCCGTTCGGCACCCCGTTCTCGATCCTGTGCGCGCTGTCGCTGGCGAGCCTGGTGGTCGGCCCATTCGCCGCCGCGGCGAGCCTGCGCCACGGGCTGGATTGA
- the ccmA gene encoding heme ABC exporter ATP-binding protein CcmA, with product MRLSGRGLRCIRGGREVFDGLDFEAAGGEALALVGHNGAGKTSLLRLIAGLLMPAAGIITFDGGEPDTPVAEQAHYLGHRDALKPSLSVVENLAFWRDFLGGEPADLMAGITAVGLSHAAELPAAYLSAGQRRRLSIARLLVVRRPIWLLDEPTSALDVKGQAMFVNLMSDHLARGGLIVAATHSPLGITTREMRIGAAA from the coding sequence ATGCGGCTTTCGGGACGCGGGCTGAGATGCATACGAGGCGGCCGCGAGGTGTTCGACGGACTCGATTTCGAGGCCGCGGGCGGCGAGGCGCTGGCGCTGGTCGGCCATAACGGCGCCGGCAAGACCTCGCTGCTGCGGCTGATCGCCGGCCTGCTGATGCCGGCGGCTGGTATCATCACGTTCGATGGCGGCGAGCCGGACACCCCGGTGGCGGAACAAGCGCACTATCTCGGCCATCGCGACGCGCTGAAGCCCTCGCTCAGCGTCGTCGAAAATCTCGCCTTCTGGCGCGATTTTCTCGGCGGCGAACCGGCCGATCTGATGGCCGGGATCACCGCCGTGGGCTTGTCGCACGCCGCGGAACTACCGGCCGCGTATCTTTCCGCGGGCCAGCGGCGGCGGCTGTCGATCGCGCGGCTCTTGGTGGTGCGCCGGCCGATCTGGCTGCTCGACGAGCCGACCTCCGCGCTCGACGTCAAAGGTCAGGCGATGTTCGTGAACCTGATGAGCGACCACCTCGCCCGCGGCGGCCTGATCGTCGCCGCCACCCACAGCCCGCTCGGCATCACCACGCGCGAGATGCGGATCGGAGCGGCAGCGTGA
- the acnA gene encoding aconitate hydratase AcnA — MTSLDSFKCRKILKVGSKSYVYYSLPTAEKNGLKGISRLPYSMKVLLENLLRNEDDRTVKKADIQAVAKWMRKKALEHEIAFRPARVLMQDFTGVPAVVDLAAMRNAMQALGGSPEKINPLVPVDLVIDHSVIVNFFGDNKAFGKNVTEEYKQNQERYEFLKWGQKAFSNFSVVPPGTGICHQVNLEYLAQTVWTKKQKMTIGRKTGTFEVAYPDSLVGTDSHTTMVNGLAVLGWGVGGIEAEAAMLGQPLSMLLPEVVGFKLSGALKEGVTATDLVLTVTQMLRKQGVVGKFVEFFGPGLDHLSVADKSTIANMAPEYGATCGFFPVDAETLGYLKTSGRASARVALVEKYAKAQGLFRTAKSPDPVFTVTLKLDLADVVPSLAGPKRPEGRVALPAVAEGFTAAMETEYKKALDGVRYSVDGRNFDLGHGDVVIAAITSCTNTSNPSVLIGAGLLARNAAAKGLKAAPWVKTSLAPGSQVVAEYLANSGLQKDLDKVGFNLVGFGCTTCIGNSGPLPEEISKSINDNGIVAAAVLSGNRNFEGRVSPDVQANYLASPPLVVAYALAGTVTKNLSVDPIGTGRDGKPVYLKDIWPTTKEINAFVKKYVTSTIFKKKYADVFKGDTNWRKIKTVDSETYKWNMSSTYVQNPPYFEGMKMQPEPIVDVVDARILALFGDKITTDHISPAGSIKLTSPAGKYLSEHQVRPADFNQYGTRRGNHEVMMRGTFANIRIKNFMLKGADGNIPEGGLTKHWPDGEQMSIYDAAMKYQAEQVPLVVFAGAEYGNGSSRDWAAKGTRLLGVRAVICQSFERIHRSNLVGMGVLPLTFEDGTSWASLGIKGDETVTIKGLQGDLKPRQMLEAEITSAGGKMRRVPLLCRIDTLDELEYYRNGGILHYVLRKLAA, encoded by the coding sequence ATGACCTCGCTCGACAGCTTCAAATGCCGGAAGATCCTCAAGGTCGGCAGCAAGTCTTACGTCTATTACAGCCTGCCCACCGCCGAGAAGAACGGCCTGAAAGGCATCTCCCGGCTGCCTTATTCGATGAAGGTGCTGCTGGAAAATCTGCTGCGCAACGAGGACGACCGCACGGTCAAGAAAGCGGACATCCAGGCGGTCGCGAAGTGGATGCGCAAGAAGGCGCTGGAACACGAGATCGCGTTCCGCCCGGCGCGCGTGCTGATGCAGGATTTCACCGGCGTGCCCGCGGTGGTCGATCTGGCGGCGATGCGCAACGCCATGCAGGCGCTCGGCGGCTCGCCCGAGAAGATCAACCCGCTGGTGCCTGTCGATCTCGTCATCGACCACTCGGTGATCGTCAACTTCTTCGGTGACAACAAGGCGTTCGGCAAGAACGTCACCGAGGAGTACAAGCAGAATCAGGAGCGCTACGAGTTCCTGAAGTGGGGCCAGAAGGCGTTCTCGAACTTCTCGGTAGTGCCGCCCGGCACCGGCATCTGCCACCAGGTCAATCTCGAATATCTGGCGCAGACGGTCTGGACCAAGAAGCAGAAGATGACGATCGGCCGCAAGACCGGCACGTTCGAAGTCGCCTATCCGGATTCGCTGGTCGGCACCGATTCGCACACCACTATGGTCAACGGCCTCGCCGTGCTCGGCTGGGGCGTCGGCGGCATCGAGGCGGAAGCCGCGATGCTCGGCCAGCCGCTGTCGATGCTGTTGCCCGAAGTGGTCGGCTTCAAGCTGAGCGGCGCGCTGAAAGAGGGCGTCACCGCCACCGATCTGGTGCTGACCGTGACGCAGATGCTGCGCAAGCAGGGCGTGGTCGGCAAGTTCGTCGAGTTCTTCGGCCCCGGCCTCGACCATCTGTCGGTCGCCGACAAATCGACCATCGCCAACATGGCGCCGGAATACGGCGCGACCTGCGGCTTCTTCCCGGTCGACGCCGAAACCCTCGGCTATCTCAAGACCTCCGGCCGCGCCTCGGCGCGTGTCGCCCTGGTCGAGAAGTACGCCAAGGCGCAGGGGCTGTTCCGCACCGCCAAGTCGCCGGACCCGGTGTTCACCGTGACGCTGAAACTCGACCTCGCCGACGTGGTGCCGTCGCTGGCCGGGCCGAAGCGTCCCGAGGGCCGCGTCGCGCTGCCCGCGGTGGCGGAAGGCTTCACCGCCGCGATGGAGACCGAGTACAAGAAGGCGCTGGACGGCGTGCGCTATTCGGTCGACGGCCGCAATTTCGACCTCGGCCATGGCGACGTGGTGATCGCCGCCATCACCTCCTGCACCAACACCTCGAACCCGAGCGTGCTGATCGGCGCCGGCCTGTTGGCGCGCAACGCCGCCGCCAAGGGCCTCAAGGCGGCGCCGTGGGTCAAGACCTCGCTGGCGCCCGGTTCGCAGGTCGTCGCCGAGTATCTGGCCAATTCCGGTCTGCAGAAGGACCTCGACAAGGTCGGCTTCAACCTGGTCGGCTTCGGCTGCACCACCTGCATCGGCAATTCGGGTCCGCTGCCGGAGGAGATCTCGAAGTCGATCAACGACAACGGCATCGTCGCCGCGGCGGTGCTGTCGGGCAACCGCAATTTCGAAGGCCGCGTCTCGCCGGACGTGCAGGCGAACTATCTGGCCTCGCCGCCGCTGGTGGTCGCCTACGCGCTGGCCGGCACCGTGACCAAGAATCTCTCGGTCGACCCGATCGGCACCGGCCGTGACGGCAAGCCCGTCTATTTGAAGGACATCTGGCCGACCACCAAGGAGATCAACGCCTTCGTCAAGAAGTACGTCACCTCGACGATCTTCAAGAAGAAGTACGCCGACGTGTTCAAGGGCGACACCAACTGGCGCAAGATCAAGACCGTCGACTCCGAGACCTACAAGTGGAACATGAGCTCCACCTATGTGCAGAATCCGCCTTACTTCGAAGGCATGAAGATGCAGCCGGAGCCGATCGTCGACGTGGTCGACGCCCGCATCCTCGCGCTGTTCGGCGACAAGATCACCACCGACCACATCTCGCCCGCGGGTTCGATCAAGCTGACCTCGCCGGCCGGCAAGTATCTGTCGGAGCACCAGGTCCGTCCGGCCGACTTCAACCAGTACGGCACCCGCCGCGGCAATCACGAAGTGATGATGCGCGGCACCTTCGCCAACATCCGCATCAAGAACTTCATGCTGAAGGGCGCCGACGGCAACATCCCGGAAGGCGGCCTGACCAAGCATTGGCCCGACGGCGAACAGATGTCGATCTACGACGCCGCGATGAAGTATCAGGCCGAGCAGGTGCCGCTCGTCGTGTTCGCCGGCGCCGAATACGGCAACGGCTCGTCGCGCGACTGGGCGGCGAAGGGCACGCGGCTGCTCGGCGTGCGCGCCGTGATCTGCCAGAGCTTCGAGCGCATCCATCGCTCCAACCTGGTCGGCATGGGCGTGCTGCCGCTGACCTTCGAGGACGGCACCTCGTGGGCCTCGCTCGGCATCAAGGGCGACGAGACCGTCACCATCAAGGGCCTGCAGGGCGATCTCAAGCCGCGGCAGATGCTCGAGGCCGAGATCACTTCGGCGGGCGGAAAAATGCGCCGCGTGCCGCTGCTCTGCCGCATCGATACGCTGGACGAGCTCGAATATTACCGCAACGGCGGTATCCTTCACTACGTTCTCAGGAAACTCGCAGCCTAA
- a CDS encoding DUF1223 domain-containing protein, producing MIGVDGFSRWSGALGLCALIAMVRPSAADPRAVVELFTSQGCSSCPPADRIIGDLARDPSVIALSMPIDYWDYLGWKDTLADSRFSARQKAYSQMRGDRDVYTPQVIINGQTHLVGSNRAGIENAIKSTEQMPGTMTVPVRMALNGKEIKVSVAAAPSGGGAQRGEVWICSVSKAVPIAIARGENRGREIVYHNVVRNLLKVGDWTGAAGNWSVPLENIAHDGIDAAAVYVQDGNRDRPGAMLGAAMTSLH from the coding sequence ATGATCGGTGTAGATGGCTTTTCGCGATGGTCCGGCGCCCTCGGTCTGTGCGCGCTGATCGCGATGGTTCGTCCCAGCGCCGCCGATCCGCGCGCGGTGGTCGAACTGTTCACGTCGCAGGGCTGCTCGTCGTGCCCGCCGGCCGACCGGATCATCGGCGACCTCGCCCGCGATCCGTCGGTGATCGCGCTGAGCATGCCGATCGACTATTGGGACTATCTCGGCTGGAAGGACACGCTGGCGGATTCACGCTTCAGTGCCCGCCAGAAAGCCTATTCGCAGATGCGCGGTGACCGCGACGTGTACACGCCGCAGGTCATCATCAACGGCCAGACGCATCTGGTCGGCAGCAACCGCGCCGGCATCGAGAATGCGATCAAGAGCACGGAGCAGATGCCCGGCACGATGACGGTGCCGGTGCGGATGGCCCTCAACGGCAAGGAGATCAAGGTCTCGGTCGCGGCGGCGCCTTCCGGCGGCGGCGCCCAGCGCGGTGAGGTCTGGATCTGTTCGGTGTCGAAGGCGGTGCCGATCGCGATTGCGCGCGGCGAGAATCGCGGTCGCGAGATCGTCTATCACAACGTCGTCCGCAACCTGCTCAAGGTCGGCGACTGGACCGGCGCGGCCGGCAACTGGTCGGTTCCGCTGGAGAACATCGCGCATGACGGCATCGATGCCGCTGCGGTCTACGTCCAGGACGGCAACCGCGACAGACCTGGCGCGATGCTCGGCGCGGCGATGACGTCGCTGCACTGA
- a CDS encoding DUF2794 domain-containing protein, which yields MSLISGEADPSESRAAERQGAAPLQGRVTFNRLELNRILNLYGRMVADGEWRDYAIDFLKDQAVFSVFRRASEVPIYRIVKDPRLARKQGAYSVIAASGQILRRGHDLDRVLLVIDRKLALV from the coding sequence ATGAGCTTGATTTCAGGGGAGGCCGACCCGAGCGAAAGCCGGGCAGCGGAGCGCCAGGGCGCCGCGCCGCTGCAGGGGCGGGTGACGTTCAATCGCCTGGAGCTGAACCGCATCCTCAACCTCTACGGCCGGATGGTCGCCGACGGCGAGTGGCGCGATTACGCGATCGATTTTCTCAAGGATCAGGCGGTGTTCTCGGTGTTCCGCCGCGCCTCGGAAGTCCCGATCTACCGCATCGTCAAGGACCCGCGGCTGGCGCGCAAGCAGGGCGCCTACAGCGTGATCGCGGCCTCCGGCCAGATCCTGCGCCGCGGCCACGACCTCGATCGCGTGCTGCTGGTGATCGACAGGAAGCTGGCGCTGGTGTGA